One window from the genome of Cardiocondyla obscurior isolate alpha-2009 linkage group LG04, Cobs3.1, whole genome shotgun sequence encodes:
- the LOC139101725 gene encoding prohormone-2: MTGIWAWLVLGLFSLISIGLCLPTSLMENAKKVDQVTKPKSKRTQEMLMFGNQQNRQVAKTAAASETFASKAEKRAGTIATSGLGGLKAALAEEEKPSPAQKLPSNAAYEHQAYSPYDKSYDYGKTMVNEVEEDIPRVWDAMPYSRYYAGDDRRKRTVMTTATARPSTTQQPPASQVQKKRLPSLEDKIMMTLTSSFPFYYEQPRYKRELSLDINPNDMLTLLSLWENEQRNGNWRKYPGEEYEIDDSDFLDEEDARNALPWLTPVYPSRHYDTLSPSDIGIVRTHPPSYYEQYGKQLDQQYEDAAQYGNHVSPQYDFLYPQRAAYYPQKRFMVSKKRAQSYDPYPAAQLQLSSQPRSYQYPHRMVY, translated from the exons ATGACGGGTATCTGGGCGTGGTTGGTGCTGGGGCTGTTCTCCCTGATCTCGATAGGATTGTGCCTGCCTACGAGTCTGATGGAGAACGCGAAGAAGGTGGACCAGGTCACGAAGCCGAAAT CAAAACGAACGCAGGAGATGTTGATGTTCGGCAACCAGCAGAATCGACAAGTCGCAAAGACCGCCGCCGCCAGCGAAACCTTCGCCTCGAAGGCGGAGAAAC GCGCAGGTACCATCGCCACCTCGGGGCTCGGCGGTTTAAAAGCTGCTCTCGCTGAGGAAGAGAAGCCATCACCGGCGCAGAAATTGCCCAGCAACGCTGCGTACGAGCACCAAGCGTATTCTCCATATGACAAGAGCTACGA CTACGGCAAGACGATGGTGAACGAGGTCGAGGAGGACATACCGCGAGTGTGGGATGCGATGCCGTATTCGCGGTATTACGCGGGCGATGATCGCCGTAAGAGAACGGTGATGACCACCGCGACCGCGCGGCCGAGCACCACGCAGCAGCCACCGGCTAGCCAGGTCCAGAAGAAACGGCTACCATCTCTGGAGGACAAAATTATGATGAC ttTAACGAGTAGTTTCCCGTTCTACTACGAGCAGCCGAGATACAAGCGAGAGCTGTCCCTGGACATCAATCCTAACGACATGCTGACCCTTTTGTCGCTGTGGGAGAACGAGCAGCGCAACGG AAACTGGCGCAAGTACCCCGGCGAGGAGTACGAGATCGACGACAGTGATTTCCTTGACGAAGAGGATGCTAGAAATG CCCTCCCGTGGCTGACGCCGGTGTATCCCTCGCGGCATTACGACACGCTGTCGCCCTCCGACATCGGAATAGTCCGGACCCACCCACCCAGCTATTACGAGCAGTACGGGAAGCAGCTGGACCAGCAGTACGAAGACGCTGCGCAGTACGGCAATCATGTTAGCCCGCAGTACGATTTCCTTTACCCGCAGCGCGCCGCGTACTACCCGCAGAAAAGGTTCATGGTGTCTAAGAAGCGAGCGCAG AGCTACGACCCGTATCCCGCCGCTCAGCTGCAGCTAAGTTCTCAGCCGCGAAGTTACCAGTACCCCCATCGAATGGTCTACTAA